A region of the Ranitomeya variabilis isolate aRanVar5 chromosome 5, aRanVar5.hap1, whole genome shotgun sequence genome:
GGTCGTGCAGTTATATTGATGACATCCACATGGATAGTATCTTTCTTGGCTTTTCTGATTCCTTTTATTGAAGTCAGCTTTTTTAGGTTTCAAAGTGAAAACCAGTGGGAGAATAAAACACTTTTGTGTGTCAGCTCAAACGAATATCATACAGAGCTCGGGATGTATTATCACCTTCTGGTTCAGATTCCCATCTTCTTTTTCACAATAGTTGTCATGTTGATCACATACAGCAAAATTCTTCAAGCCCTCAACATCCGTATAGGCACAAGGTTTTcaacggggcaaaaaaagaaaatcCGAAAGAAAAAAACGATTTCTCTGGCTACACAGCACGAGACAACGGATATATCGCAAAGCAGTGGAGGTAGAAACGTGGTTCTTGGTGTGAGGACTTCTGTATCTGTTATTATTGCCTTACGCCGAGCAGTAAAGAGGCACCGAGAGAGACGGGAAAGGCAAAAGAGAGTCTTCAAGATGTCACTTCTGATTATTTCGACCTTTCTGTTTTGTTGGACGCCTATTTCTTTATTGAATACAACTATTTTATGTCTTGGCCCAAGTGACCTTTTGGTTAAACTCAGACTTTGCTTTTTAGTCATGGCTTACGGAACCACCATTTTTCATCCTCTGTTGTACGCATTCACAAGACAAAAATTCCAAAAAGTTTTAAAGAGCAAAATGAAAAAAAGAGTGGTTTCAATTGTGGAAGCTGACCCTATGCCTAACAATGCAGTGATCCACAACTCATGGATAGAACCCAAACGGAGTAAGCAGCTCACAAATGATGACAGTGAAGCTAGACAGAAATGTTTAGCACCTCAGGTTGTCACCAACTAGGTTAAACATTTTGTTTTTCTATTCAAAAACAGGTAGGAATATGAAAAGTAAGCATACGGCctacattttttaatttatttttacatgGATTATTCCACTGTATATTTTAACTACATTGTATTTAGGCTAGATGTCCAGTTTCTTCACTACCTATAGTTCATTGGGCATGGAAGTCTGTTAAATTATCGTATATACTTTGTCAGTATTTTCACAGATAGACATTTATGTATATAAGATTTCTTTTTATTAAAAAGAGAAAATTATACAATAAATGTATCTTTTAAGTAGTTTGGAGAGaaagattttaaaaaaacaaaatatttgGGCTTCGTTACGAAAATGTTTCTTAACAGTAATGTTTTTGGCACCTAACTGCAATCTGATTGCTGGAATTTGCCTAGTTATGTAtctagcatttttttttaaatgcaaaatgacGTGTTAAAAGAATATAAATGTATAATTAAAACTTACAATATAGACTACAATTCCAACCATTGATGAATAGGAGAGAACATAGAAATGGCAAAAGTGAAAATTGGCAATGAAAAATACATTTTCCAAATAAGCTGAGCCTCTTAACAGGCTGACACCTCCTGTTCTGCAAAAATCACAATTGTCAACTCGTTATTATTACAGGCAAGATAACAATAATGAGTAACACTTCTATACAGGTAATGCAAAATTCATCGTTCTCAATATATGATACCACAACTCCCCTTTTCTGCGCAATGACCTCTACTGTAGAAGTCAATTAGTCAAATCctacttaatgggaacctgtcagcaggattgtgcaaagtaatctacagacagtgtcaggtcggcgccgttataatgaataaaatgatacctgggtaatgaaatctgtcttgtggttgtcgtGTAATCTTAAtttgtagttttgagttaatgatgctTGTGCCccgggggcggcctgtggggggggtctTTGTTATccttaaattcattaaaaaaagcaGTTAGAAAATGGTGAtgatcaccaatagctgctactgagcAGTAATCATCACcgtggaggaggacatttttttttctctagcaagatggcaccaccAGCACCCGcgtagtagcagctatcagatcaccgatagctgctactgcgcaggcagcgcCATTTTCAAATTTAAGGAGAACATCAAATAAACTATttacatacacattacacatacaatTGTGCTGCAGTGTAGTGCAtccctgcagaaggggattttttcatatatatatatatatatatatatatatatatatatatatatatatatatatatatatatatatatatatattattcattatgtaaactgggGGGCAGGACAcggagggatcagtgatctgtcagaagccatactggtgaatacctaagcagagcaccacatgaagaccccccacaggcagccccggggcacaagcatatcattaactcaaaactgaaaatgaagattaaacaacaaccacaagacagatttcatcagcccaggtatcattgtaatcagtataacggcaacaACCTGAATCTGTGTGtacgttactgtgcacaatcctgctgacaggttcgctttaatgtcTATAGTCCAGGAAGGGCAGAAACCCTGGCAAGACAAGAGGCCCATAATCATAAACAACAGATAATAAACAGAACCtatgtataaaaataataaaaaaaaagcttcatTATCTGGTTTTAAATATTAAAACTTAATGTGGATAATTAATTTAATCTGTGAaccttccagacacagaaacatttTAGCATAATACATTACATTTTATACATGCTTATTTTGCATGCATTATTGATACATATAGATTGTGACTAGCTATTTAAAAATAACTGATTGGCAAACCCAACTAATATACATTTTTTCTAATGTACTTGCATGTTTTTTATATACAACTAGCTCTGGGATGTATGAGTTCCCCCAAGTCCCAGAAACCGCCTAAAGCTGGGATGAAGGCAGAAATAGGCAAACGCCGTGGGCACTACCTCATACCACCCATACCGCTAATAACGGATTGGGTTTCTACAAGATAACAAGTGGTTGGGACATAACAGAAGGGATTGTGGCTTAGCGGGACAAGGGTGAGGCCAAACAAGTGACAACATGCCCCATAATTGCATATCATAGTTATGTAAACTAGGCTAAAAAATAAGTGGTATAAAAGTTAGACAAATATgtctaaaaatgcaccaaaattacCATCTGGCATGAACAACTGTGATATATATGGTACATTTTAAGACTGTCAAGTTTAGTTTTATACTCCGTATGAAACAGAATTAGTAAATCTGCCCCAATGCTGCTTTTAGACAATCCAAAGGTTTAAGTAAAAATATGTAAGcacataaaaaattttttaaaaaattaatatATTGAAAAAAAGCTCACAGGAAAAATCTTATaggataggctatcaatatcagTTCAGTGGAGGCCTGGGTCACCCACAGATCAATTATGATCCTCTCCGACAGCAGAGAATGTTAAGAttgaatgaaggtgaacagcaccaCTCCATTTACAGTGTAGTGGCCGTTGCTGAGGACTGAAGATCAGTTCCTGTTCCTCCGCCACACTGCCAGAGTGACATTCGTCagagctgataacagctgatcagtgggtggGTGTCGGGTGTTGGATCTCCAACAATCTGATATTTGTGATCTATCTAAAAGGAAAGTCATAAATATCAAAAGCCCGGTTATAGGAATCGAATTAGAATTTTACATGCATTACAGATCATGGAATTTCTTTACACGATATAGTTGAATAGAAAACTATTGCTTCTCTGCAACAAGCTGGCATGGAAAAAGGTAAATCAGGCATTCAGAGTGAAGAACCTGTAGACGAGTGTCTCTTACCGTCTCAGACCTCAGGATGTAACTTATTGTGGGACTAAGATTCTCCAGTTAGAGTTTCTATATATTTTGCCACTTATATGTACTGTATAAGTAATATACAAAGACAGATAAAATGTTCATGCAGTGTCTGACAGGGTGGTTGGAGACCTTCACAAATGGTTAAGATACTATTTCAGACCCAACAGTGTTGAAACTGCAGCAAAATACCAATTAATAGAAATAAGGCTGTGCTGTAATTTCAGACACAGCTCTGGGTCAGAAATGGTGCTGTTTTGGAAAAATGGTGAGTGCCAAATGGCTCCATCATTTCAGGCATTTAAAGAATTATCTGGGGTCAATCCAAGTATTGATTAGACAGGTTACCTATCTAAATACTACAGTAGGCTAATCCGCTTTGATTAGCTGCACTTACATATGGGATATACagtttgtgtgaaaaagtgtttgcccccttcctgatttcctattctttggcATGTTTGTTTTCAGCTCACAAAactaatttaaatattagacaaagataacacaaggtctttattattaagggaaaaagaaatccaaatctacagggccctgtgtgaaaaagtgattgccccctaaacctaaactGGCTGAGCCAcccttatcgcaaacgcttgatttcaGTTGTTGCTGCTAACGAACAGTGAGTCTTGTACAACACTCTAAAGCAATTTTGGCCCACTAATCTTTGCAGCCACACTGGAGGGTTTCAGAACATGAACCGCCTTTTAAAGTCATACCAAAGCATCTCAACtggattaaggtcaggattttgactaggtcactccaaagtcttaaatttgtttttcttaagctatttagaggtggacttgctggtgtgttttggatcattgtcctgctgtataacccaagtgcgcttcggcTTGAGGCCACAAACAGATGGCGGGACATTCTCCGTCAGGATTAAGGTAGACAACAGAATTcaaggttccatttaccacagcaagtctcctAAGTCTTAAAGCAGAAAAACAGGCCCAGACCTTCACACTAACACAACCATATATTAGTGTTGGTAGTAAGTttattttctgaaatgctgtgttacttgtaAGTCAGATGTAATGAGACATACAGTAAACCCTGCAAAAAGTTTAGCTTTTGTTTCATCATCAGTCTACAGagaattctcccaaaagtcttggggatcatcaagatgttttctgacaaaactgaaacaagcctttatgttctcatTTCTCAGCAGTAGTTTTTGTTTTGGAACTCTGCCATACAGGCCATTTTTGgcaagtcttttttttttatggtggagtcatgaacactgacctgaactgaggcaagtgaggcctgcagttctttggatgttgttgtggggtcttttgtgaccttttgGATGAGTTGTCGcagcactcttggggtaattttggtcatctGGCTACTCCTAGGAAGGTTTACTACTGTTCCATGTTGTCACCATTTGAGGATAATggatctcactgtggttcactggagtcccaaatcttgagaaatggctttataaccttttccagactgatggatctcaattactttgttttttattggttccagactttctttggatcgtggcatgtcgtctagcttttgaggatccttTGGTcttcttcactttgtcaggcaggtcctatttaagtgatttcttgaatgagatcaggtgtggcagtaatccggtatgggtgtggctagggaatttgaacttcgCTTACCAAAGATGTGATGAACCACAGTAAATTTATGCTTTAAGGATGGGGGGGAtgaggggggcaatcactttttcacacagggccctgtaggtttggatttcttttctccttaataataaaaaccttcacttaaaaactgaattttgtgtttacttgtgttatctttgtttaatatttaaattagcttggtgatctgaagcatttaagtgtgacaaacatgaaacagaataggaaatcaggaaggtggtaagcactttcacacaactgtatttcagTACTGCGAGAAAACCAATGAAAATTCAGTACTTCGGTGATACTGTTGTTCAACTATTTATATGCTTACTTTTTCTAGATTTAGCCTACAAGTTCATAAGGTACATGAAAGTGATCTCTTGTTTAGATGTTTTCCACATATACTTGTCCTTCAGCAGTATTAATTATACTATTGAAATACACAGGGTAAAATTGTGTTTGCTTTTATTCACTTAAAATAATTTTAATTTGGACACATCACCATTGCTGATTTGATAAGTCAATggtggaaaataaaaatatatcctAATGGACCATAATAGATCAATCAAATGGATCAAGATGAGTCATGACAGGTCATAAGACCAACGTGATCTATGACTCTAGCGAACAGAATCTGAGCCCAATAATATGGACGGCTCATCAGAACACAAGACAATGCACCTGCCTTACTACATCTCCCATCTGTCCCATCATAGTTTGTTTCCTTATATTTCAGAGCAGAGATTTTGGTACAAGGCGCAGATTACACAGTCATTGGTTGACAGGCACCATGTCTGTTTACTGTGATCATCAGTCCGTTAAATGTGGAGGACTCGCTGGTTGAGAGAAATGTAGCATTTCCTTTGGTCTGAATTGTGAAGCAGATCATAATGTATCAGCAAGAGATTACAGTAACATTGCTTTTCCTGTTGAAAGACAAATCTTTAATAATCTACCAGACTTTTATACAAATCAGATATAAAAGCTACTTCTAATCCAGACGCATTACGGAAACTTTTGATGAAAGCAAAATAACGTGTCAAATGATACAGTTTCAATTGTAGCATTTTCTGACCCAGAGAGTAACAAAAAGGTATTATCAAATGCTTAAAAGACAATAATATTAGAACTATCAGTGCATCTTAAGTTTATTGAAACACATTTATATTATAGCAAAAGTAATATAGAGCAAATCAACCCAAATCCTTCAGAAAAAAAATCTGAGAACCTATACAGGACTACAATGAAACTCTTCAGCTGGGTTTCCAGATATGTATTTAATCAAGCTCAGATTTCTTGTGCCTCAGCTGATGTCAAAATGGCATCAGTCGTCGTTAGGATTTTTCATAAGCTTCTAAAACAAAGCTGTCaggattgattaaaaaaaaaaccaacattaCAGTATATGAATGTGAATGATCTCATAGCAAAATATGGGTTCAGCTCTTAAAACAATTTTCCTCTGATGCATCACTGGCACACAGGAGGGAATTAAAGCCAGACGGCCAAGCAGATTGAGACATGGCCTTTGGCGTGTTGTGGTCGGTGATTCACGGA
Encoded here:
- the GPR22 gene encoding G-protein coupled receptor 22; protein product: MFFTFMLETNMQSEANITVRDEITDVSSNMYKPLSYPLSFQISLTCFLMLEIVLGLGSNLTVLVLYCMKSNLINSVSNIITMNLHVLDVIICVGCIPLTIVILLLPLEGNSALICCFHEACVSFASVSTAVNVFAITLDRYDISVKPANRILTMGRAVILMTSTWIVSFLAFLIPFIEVSFFRFQSENQWENKTLLCVSSNEYHTELGMYYHLLVQIPIFFFTIVVMLITYSKILQALNIRIGTRFSTGQKKKIRKKKTISLATQHETTDISQSSGGRNVVLGVRTSVSVIIALRRAVKRHRERRERQKRVFKMSLLIISTFLFCWTPISLLNTTILCLGPSDLLVKLRLCFLVMAYGTTIFHPLLYAFTRQKFQKVLKSKMKKRVVSIVEADPMPNNAVIHNSWIEPKRSKQLTNDDSEARQKCLAPQVVTN